One genomic region from Zalophus californianus isolate mZalCal1 chromosome 2, mZalCal1.pri.v2, whole genome shotgun sequence encodes:
- the SH3BP2 gene encoding LOW QUALITY PROTEIN: SH3 domain-binding protein 2 (The sequence of the model RefSeq protein was modified relative to this genomic sequence to represent the inferred CDS: inserted 2 bases in 2 codons; deleted 6 bases in 6 codons) has protein sequence METLRPQALLLARLRSRADPWPCLALPAGSHPPCFMAAEEMHWPVPMKAIGAQNLLTMPGGVAKAGYLHKKGGTQLQLLRWPLRFVIIHKRCIYYFKSSTSASPQGAFSLSGYNRVMRAAEETTSNNVFPFKIVHISKKHRTWFFSASSEDERKSWMALLRKEIGHFHEKKELPPDTSDSSSDTDSFYGAVERPVDISLSPYPTDNEDYEHEDEDDSYMEPDSPEPMEPEDTLTHPPAYPPPPVPTPRKPAFSDMPRAHSFASKGPSPLLPPPPPKRGLPDTSPAPEDSKRDPLGLRRPEPGPRVPMAPRRMSDPPLGHLPTTPGLRKPPCLRESASPSPEPWVPGHGPGSASSPANVAAASSRNCDKLKSFHLTPRGPPMPEPPPVPANKPKFLKMAEEAPAGEAARPRLFVPPVAPRPLVLKLPMPEAXSKPAVLPRTEKPPLPHLQRSPPDGQSFRSFSFEKPRRPSRADSTGGEDSDEDYEKVPLPSSVFINTTESCEVERLFKATSPXGEPRDGLYCIRNSSTKSGKVLVVWDTSSNKVRNYRIFEKDSKFYLEGEVLFVSVGSLVEHYHTHVLPGHQSLLLQRPYGYTRPR, from the exons CTTCATGGCGGCTGAAGAGATGCACTGGCCCGTCCCGATGAAGGCCATTGGTGCCCAGAACTTATTAACCATGCCTGGGGGCGTGGCCAAGGCTGGCTACCTGCACAAGAAGGGTGGCACCCAGCTGCAGTTGCTCAGAT GGCCCCTGCGCTTTGTCATCATCCACAAGCGATGCATCTACTACTTCAAGAGCAGCACGTCTGCCTCCCCGCAGGGCGCCTTCTCCCTGAGCGGCTATAACCG GGTGATGCGGGCAGCTGAAGAGACAACGTCCAACAACGTCTTCCCCTTCAAGATCGTCCACATCAGCAAGAAGCACCGCACATGGTTCTTCTCGGCCTCCTCTGAGGATGAGCGCAAG AGCTGGATGGCTTTGCTACGCAAGGAGATTGGCCAC TTCCACGAGAAGAAGGAGTTGCCCCCGGACACCAG TGACTCCAGCTCGGACACA GACAGCTTCTACGGTGCAGTCGAGCGGCCTGTGGACATCAGCCTCTCCCCATACCCCACAGACAATGAAG ACTACGAGCATGAGGATGAAGACGACTCGTACATGGAGCCTGACTCCCCTGAGCCCATGGAGCCCGAGG ACACCCTGACCCACCCGCCGGCCTACCCCCCACCTCCCGTGCCCACACCCAGGAAGCCAGCCTTCTCCGACATGCCCCGTGCTCACTCCTTTGCCTCCAAGGGCCCGAGCCCCCTGTTGCCACCCCCGCCCCCTAAGCGTGGCCTCCCTGACACCAGCCCAGCTCCTGAGGACTCCAAGAGGGACCCACTGGGCCTGAGGCGGCCTGAGCCTGGCCCCAGAGTG CCCATGGCCCCCCGGAGGATGAGTGAC CCCCCGCTGGGCCACCTGCCAACCACGCCCGGCCTCCGGAAACCCCCTTGCTTACGCGAGAGCgccagccccagcccagagccctgggtCCCCGGCCATGGGCCTGGCTCTGCCTCCAGCCCTGCCAACGTGGccgctgcctcctccaggaactGTGACAAGCTCAAGTCCTTCCATCTGACCCCCCGGGGGCCACCCATGCCCGAGCCTCCACCCGTGCCGGCCAACAAGCCCAAGTTCTTAAAGATGGCTGAAGAGGCCCCTGCAGGGGAGGCAGCCAGGCCCAGACTCTTTGTGCCCCCGGTGGCCCCCAGGCCTCTTGTACTGAAGCTGCCCATGCCTGAGG GCAGCAAGCCAGCGGTCCTGCCGAGGACAGAgaagccacccctcccccacctcca GAGGTCACCCCCTGAC GGCCAGAGTTTCAGGAGCTTCTCCTTTGAA AAACCCCGACGGCCGTCGAGGGCGGACAGCACCGGCGGGGAGGACTCCGACGAGGATTATGAGAAG GTGCCGCTGCCCAGCTCTGTGTTTATCAACACCACGGAATCCTGCGAAGTGGAAAG GCTGTTCAAAGCCACAAGCC AGGGAGAGCCCAGGGATGGACTCTACTGCATCCGGAACTCCTCCACCAAGTCAGGGAAG GTTCTGGTCGTGTGGGATACAAGCTCCAACAAAGTGAGGAACTACCGCATCTTTGAGAAG GACTCTAAATTCTACCTGGAGGGTGAGGTCCTGTTTGTGAGTGTGGGCAGCCTCGTGGAGCACTATCACACGCACGTGCTGCCCGGCCACCAGAGCCTGCTGCTGCAGCGCCCCTACGGCTACACGAGGCCCAGGTGA